The DNA segment CTTTGGAAAAGCAAGGTAAGACTTTAGGGTTAATCGCTGCTGTTCAAGAGGATGGACGTGGTGGGTTGAAAGTTTTGTCTACTCGGTTACTACAACTTTCACGAGGACAGGCTGATGGTTATTCTGTTGCTTTTCGCTTACGTCTGCTACCTCATGATAAACATCGTTTAGGTATTCCGAAAGCCGCATTGGCACGGATAGAAAAGATGCCAGTCTGTGGTGATCATATACCTACTGAAGACCAATTGCAAGCTTGGAAGGCATTTTTGCAAATTGAGGAAAATATCGCGAAAGCACGTCAGTTTTGTGTGGCTTTTGTCGGTAATGATTATGGCAATAATCCTAGACAAATTACTTTTGAGGTAGATGTTAATTCAGCTACTCTTGATGGTTCTGAACAAAATTATTTAAATGCACCTAGTTTCTGGGAACGGGTAAAACGTTCCAAAAACCAAGAAGTTAAACTTTCGGAAACTGTTCCTACAGGAAAACTTACTTATAAAATTCCTAAATTCGGTTCAATTGAAAAAGTTGATCCGAAAAATTGTTTAATTAAAGTGAAGTTAGAACGGGAATTGGCTGAATATATCTCTACACAACGTTATCAGCCGCCAGTCAAGGGATTTTTGTTTTTTGATGCTGCTGGTGATATTCAACAAGTTCGCCGGAAGAAGGAAGCTTTAGAACAATTAAAGCACGGACAAACTCAAAATCCTTACTTGGGTAATTTCTTATTCGATGCTTCCCAAGCAAGGGGAATCAAAAAAACTGTGGAACTTCAAGGGGATGATTTGTTATTATCTTCTGCTAATGCTGGACAAAAAGCCGCAGTGGAGAAGGTATTAGCATCTGAGGATTTAGTTCTTATCCAAGGTCCGCCGGGTACTGGTAAAACTACGGTAATTGCTGAGATTTGCTATCAAATAGCCCTGCGGGGTGGACGCACTCTCATTGCTTCTCAGGCTAATCTCGCTGTGGATAATGCCCTTAGTCGATTAGTTCATAACCCCGTTATTCGGGCTGTACGCAAAGGACGCGCTGAGAGAGTCGGGGAAGAAGGACAGCCATTTTTAGAAGATAAAGTGATTGGGACATGGTTGGAAAATACGGCTACTGACTGTGAAAATAGTCTGGATAAACGTCTGGAAAATGTGCAGATTTTTAAGAGTTTGTTGGTTGAGTTACCAAAATTTACAGATTATTTAAGTTTAGAGTCTGACCTAAATCAGCAACAAAATGCATTAAATCAGGAAAAGGAAACTTTAGCAGCAAACTTTGAAATTCAAGAAGCAATTTTTCAAGAAAATTCAACTCAGAAAAATCAGCTTGAGTCTATCCAGTTAGGATTAAATTATCTCCTCAATAATGCACAAAACATTAATTGGGAAGCGCCGGAGGTCAAAAATTGTTTACCACATCTTCAGCCATATACAGAGGGTAATGTTTTAATTCAAGATTTTTTGACTAATGTTAGTCAAGCTATCAATTACACTGATGAACTTGGTTTAGTTCGTCCTGCTTATGGTGCATTTGGTTTAGCAGTTTGGTTGCGTGAAAGTGTAGCTGATAAAATTGCTGATTTTAAAGTAGCATTCGCTTACGCCCAAGATGCCATTTTGGAAATGTCGGAAGTTGCAGAAGCGGTATCGCTGATTCCACAAAATTCTTCTCATCTGAATTTACCAGAAATAGATGAGCCGGAATTTCTCGCTAAACGGCAAATTTTACAGCAGACGATTCAAGGTTGGCAAAATCGCCAACGCGAAATTGATTATGTGATTGCAGCTATTAAGGAATGGAAGTCTACAGCCTCTTTGATTTTATATCAAACAGTCAAGGAATGTCAGCTATCGGGACAAGTATTAACAGAAGATTTGCTGCAATTACCATTGGGTTTGCTGATGTTCGCGAATCAATTAAAATTAACTATAGTACCAAAGAAGTATCAGATACATTTGCCAGATTGGAAGTCTTTAGACAAAGCTGTAACTTATGAAACACAGGGCGGCTTTGTTGATAGAATCGGTAAACAGTATAATTTTAGTTACTTTTTAGAGCATAATTTTAGTCAAATTCCCATCGTGCTATCAGCAAGCGATCGCACTCAATGGCGTAAAATATATGAAGAGTTTAAAAATTATCAACTCCTCAATCCAAATCAGCGTAAATTGCTGGTAGAAAATACCCAGTTGTTTTTAATCAGGATGCAAAAAGTATATGGTAAAGCCTGGGAACTAAATAACCTCGACTCGACTGTGAAATACATTAGCGAAGACTTACTCGCCAACATCCTCACCAATGCGCGTCAATGTATCGCACGAGTTAAGGCTGAAACTGAACAGCAGCTTCAGTCTTTTCAACAGCAATTACTTGAACTTGAGAAATACAGAACTACCCAAGCACAAATATCTGCTACTTCATCTCAAATCGCATCTGCTAATTTCAAGCTGGAAGAAGTTATCAAGATTTTGCAGTTACTAACCCAACAGCAAAATGTTCCTGACAAATTACGCGCTTTAGTTACAGAATATCTGACAACGCAATCAAAAATTTGGGAACATTCTTCAGAATTTGCAACTCAGGTAAATGCTGGGGTAAGTTACCTAAACAATTTAGAAACTTTAATTTCCTCAATTGCACCTTTCCAAGTCTTAGAGACTATCAAAAAGTCTTTAGATGAGCAAACCACAATTATAGAACAAGAAAATGTACTTGCTCAAAAGCAACTGAAAAAAATCTCAGCCCAAATTAAGAAGTTAGATAAACAACCACAAATACAGCCAACCGAAGATTTAATTTTATCAAGAAATTGGTGGGAAAGTTTCTGGCACACCATACCTGATAAATTTCAGCCAGAAGCTAGCCATAGGGATTTATTTAATCTGGAATTTTTACACACCATAAAAGCACAGTTTGATGCTTGGCAAAACCAACTGACTGAAGAGGAAAATTATCTCAGCCGCTACCAGGATTTTACCAAAGATTGGATCGCTAAAGTGAAAAATCCATCAGAGCGCGATCGCAACGATTTAAGACGCATTTATTTAGATAACGCTAACGTCGTCGGTATCACTTGTGTACAAGCTGCAAATTACAATTTTTCCCAGGAATTTAAAGCTTTTGATGTCGTTATCATCGATGAAGTCAGTAAGTGTACTCCACCAGAATTACTCATCCCCGCTTTAAAAGGCAAAAAGTTAGTCTTGGTAGGTGACCATCGACAATTACCACCTATGCTTGATACTAGCACAGTGGAAGAAGTTGCCCAATCACTAGGAAGTACAAAATTAGAACTGCAATTTTTAGAAGAATCATTATTTAAAATTCAGTTTGAAGCTGCTGATAAAAGCATCAAACAAATGCTGAATACACAATATAGAATGCACCCCTTTATTATGGGAGCAATCAATCAGTTTTATCAGGGTAAACTAGAATGTGGACTTTTAGAACCTGACACCCAACGCGCCCATCATTTGACAGGGGAAATTATCCAAAAAAATCACCATCTTGTTTGGGTAAAAATGCCCAGAGAAGCGAAATTTCAAGAAGAACGGGAAAATACTTCCTATTTTAATCCTCGTGAAATTGATGTCATTCAAAGCTTGTGTCAGCAATTTGAAAACACTTGGGCTGCTAAAGTTGTGAATGGTGAACCCAAAAAGGAAATTGCAGTAATTACATTTTATGGCGCACAATTGAAAAAAATTGATGACCGTTTACAACCTGAACTTTTTCCTTCATTGGAAATTCGTACGGGTACAGTTGATAGGTTTCAGGGAATGGAACGCCCTGTGGTAATAGTAAGTATGGTGCGGAATAATCATCAAGGCGATGTCGGTTTTGCCAAAAAACCCGAACGGGTGAATGTGGCTTTTTCTCGCGCCCAAGAATTACTCGTAATTGTGGGTTGTCACGATTTATTTACCCGCCAAGGTGGAAAAGTTGGAAGTATGTATTTAGAGATTTCTCATACTGTAGATAGTCAAGGAGGTTTCGTTGATGTTTCTCGCTGCTACGGCTAAACCTATTGACGAAAAACTCAGAAATTTAGTAGATGAAATTACAGCCGAAAATCCTGATTTATCAATTTTAGCCGCCCGTGAATTTCGCTATAGTTTACATCAAACTCCTGTAGAATTATCTATTAAGGAACCGCGCGAGTTTAACGTCCTCGAAGAATTTATTATCCGCGCTGGAATTGAATTTACACCTCCACCCACAGAGGATGAATTAGCATCTATATTAGGACTTGATCCGATATTTGTTCGTAATACTACCGCAAATCTGCAAGCATTACAAACTTTATCCGCAACATCGCCGATTACAGTTACAGATGAAGGGCGAGATTTTTACGCCAAAGGTTCTGTACCACAGCCGCCTTACCCTATCCAAATATACGCTGTTTCCGATGCTTTAGACGGAAAGCTGATATTTCATGCTGAACCATTAAATGATGTCTCTTTAAGTTTACCTGATTTAGCCGAATTTATTAAAATTGCTCGTAAAATTAATGATATATCTGCTTTAACAATTGAGAAGTTACAGAAATGTATTCAGTTGTCAGGTTTGGATTTTCATGTCCCAGAATTAGGCAAAATTGTTACTAGCTGTAAAGTTTTAGCCCCGGCGCAAATAATTTGGAAAAATATATCTTTGTTGGTGATTTTTGATGCTGTGAAAAATACATTGCGTATCCAAATCAGAAATGGTAAGCAAGTTTTAGAATCAGCATCAAAACGCATGGAATTACTGCAAGCTAAAGGCAAAATACCTTGGCAAACTTTATGCAAATTATCTAATGAAGCCATCAATTTTGAGCGTGAAGCTATTCTGAATCATAAAAATGACGAAATAGAATCTAGAGTTGCAAAACTTAGCAAAGGAGCTTTAAAGTTAAGCGATGCCGAAGTTATTCCCGCTGTTCGAGAAGTTTTAAATTCTGCAAAACGTCAAATTATCATCTCCTGTCCGAGGTTGAATCAAGCTGTTATCAATGCAGAATTTTTAAGTTTGTTGCAAAAATTAGCTAATCGTGGAGTGTGGATTTTAATTGGATATAGAATTTCACCAGAAGCAGCAGAGGTAGAAAAAAAACTCTGTGCTATCAAAACTCCTCATGGTTTACCCTCGGTACAATTTTTCTTTTTGGAAAATTCCCATATTAAAGAAGTTATAATTGACCAAAAAAATCATTTTTATGGATTTTTTGATTTGGTAAACTGTGGTGGTGAATATTTACCAAACGGTGAGTCTGTTTATCAGGTTACTATTCCCCAGCAAGTAGCTGAAGCATATCAATTTGTGGCTCATGGTTGCCACAATCATGCCCAAACACAATGGAATATTGCTTTGGAAAAACGCGATTTTCAATCAGCTGCTGAAGCTTTGTGCGTTTGGGGAGCGTTGAATATGCAAAATATCGGACTTCAGGAAATAGAAGAAAGCAATTGGTTGGAACTTCTCCCCGTGTGGTTGAATATCATATTTCACGATTTAATGTCACACAAAATTATAGATGATTCCATCAGCTTCACTACTGCACTTTCTCTGCTGAGTCAGCTTTCAGGGGAGTCAGCTTGTATTGATGAGTTACAGGAAGGATGGCGGAAAGTTATTCAGGCGATCGCATCTATTCAACCTGAATCTGCTTTAAGCTTACTTAATGATCAAGTTTGGGCGGATTTTATCCGTCTCAAGATTGTTCAGGAGCATGATTCGCGCGATAATTTTATTTTACCACCAAGTAAACCTCCAAGGAAGAAGAGAGGGGAAAGTTAAGGTTTTTTGGTGTGGGGAATGGATTAGTGTCACGCAGAGGCGCAGAGGCGCGGAGGAGAGGAGGAGAAGAAACATACTCTTAGCTCTGTGTCCTCTGTGTCTCTGTGGTTCGTTAATTCTTAAATAAGTCTAAATTTTAAGTTAATTTAAATGTAGACGCAGAAATTCGTCTAATTCGATACAATTCTTAGATTAGGAGAGGCGAGGAGAACAAAGTGGTTCTATTAAAAGGCTTCGAGATTGAGATGTATACTGGTACGCCTCAAGGTGAAATAGTCGGTCTCTCCGACAAAATTGTGGAATCTTTGGATGGGTTTGTCCGCGAACCGGATAGCCGCAATGTGGAATACATTACCCAGCCATTGAGTAGTTATGAAAATTTATTGTGTGCTTTGCTGCGTCCCCGGCGACAGTTACGCAGCTATCTTCAGAGTTTGGGCAATTACACTCTGATTCCTGGTAGTACTTTGTCTTTGGGTGGCAGCGATCGCTTTTTTCGCTCTGACCCCAAGAACCCCTATCATGACTACATTCAAAATACTTACGGGACGAAGGTAGTTACTGCCAGCGTTCATATTAATATCGGCATCAGTGACCCAGAAATATTAATGCGGGCTTGTCGGCTGATTCGGTTAGAAGCCCCTTTATTTCTCGCTTTGAGTGCCTCGTCTCCTTTCCTGGATGGCAATGCAACCGGTAATCATTCCAGTCGTTGGGCTGTGTTTCCCCAAACGCCCGCCCATGTCCCGTTATTTACCAGCCACGCCCATCATATTCAATGGGTAGAAGCACAAATAGCGGCTGGAACTATGCAAAATGTCCGGCATTTGTGGACATCGGTGAGACCAAATGGCGATCGCCGTCCTCATGACCTAAATCGCCTGGAATTACGAATTTGTGACTTAGTTACCGATCCTATTGCTTTACTATCTATTGCCGCCTTTCTGGAGGCGCGTTTATTGCAGTTAATCGAAAACCCTGACCTCGATCCATTAACCCAAAGCACTTTTTCACATGAAGAACTGCTGTCTCTGACAGCCAGAAACGAAGCCGCCGCCGCTACTGCTAGTCTCGATGCCCAATTACAGCACTGGCAAGACGGGAGAATTATCCTCGCTAGAGATTGGATTGCTGAACTCTATGAACAAGTTTGGGCGATCGCTAAACAACATGGTTTTAGCTGTTTCCTTTCTCCTGTGCAGAAAATTCTCCGCGAAGGTAACGAAGCCCAACAGTGGTTACAACTCCACTCAGTCGGTTTTGACTCCCAGCGTGTGATTACTCAGGCAATTGTGGCGACTGAAGACCGGGAAGTTGAACTAGAAAACAAATTGTGTTCACCTCTGGTCGCTTAACTTTTCTGTCTTCATCCAAAAGGTAGATTTTGGGAGAGAAACCCCGTCAGCTTTTCTCTCCCAAAAATTCTTTATGCCTCATGTCAGTCAAATTATTTCCGTTAGCAGGTTTTGACAGAATTTATTTTTTGTTTAAAAATTTTAATCACTAGGTGTTATTTGATATTTATTAAGAAAACCTATCAATGGACTCTATCTAATGATAGACTAAAAGCAATATCAGTATATAGTTATACAATTAAAGTAAATTCACTGAACAATGCCCCAGGTCGTTTTAGTTTATCCGCAAATACCCCCAAATACAGGCAATATTGCGCGTACTTGTGCCGCTACGGCTACAGAATTACATTTAGTAGCACCTTTGGGTTTTGAAATCAGCGATCGCTACCTCAAAAGAGCCGGTTTAGATTACTGGCCTTATGTCAAGCTGCATTACCACGAATCCCTAGAAGCCTTTCAAGCCACTCATCAACAACGTGGAGGTAGATGCTTAGGCTTCACCGTCAGGGGAAATTTTAATTACGCCAACTTTCAATTTCAAGATGATGATTGGTTGCTGTTTGGCAGCGAAACCACAGGCTTACCATCAACAATTCTCTCAGATTGTGATGCTACACTCTATATTCCGATGGCAGAGCCTCATGTTCGCAGCTTGAATCTTTCGGTAAGTGTCTCCGTAAGCTTGTTTGAAGCCCGTCGTCAATTGGGTTATTTACTGTGAAATCAGCATTCTATTCAGTAAATATATTGAATTAATTGGAATATTAATCCCAGAGTATGATTTATTCCCCAAAAATACACTCTGGGTAAACACGAACTATAGTTATAACTTATACAAAAATCTGTTTTTCGGACTTTTAGTAATAAATACTCATCGAAACCAGCCGCTTGATATAAGAAATTTGTATATCAAATTCGAGACCATACCGAATTTGCATGATAAATATAGATGAACTTGAAGCGGCATAACGAGAAGAATAAAAATGATGGAACCTTTTCTTGTCAACTATTTGAGCTATTTTTGTTGAATAGGTAATTTCCAGGAGGACAAAAGTAGTTAGAAGTTTGTACGGTTGATTTTTAGGAATGAATCAACGTACAGTCTCCTCTTGGGAAGGCGGATCAAGTAGAAAAACCTTGAAGATATCTACAACAGAGGGCATAGCTTTTCCAGAAGTTGAATTCACTATAATTGCTGACAGCCGCAATAGGCTTGGTGAATATATAATAATTATTCTTCAGTCCTAGTCCGGATTTCTCAGAATCAGTGAAGACAACAAACGGTCAAAAGCAAAAGTTCTATGGTGTGTAGGAGTGAAGTGGACAAGTAAGCACAGCAACTTTTTAGTTTTGCATTCCATGTGTGAACTTGTCTAAATCAGAGAAGCAAGTTAATCTTGCGTAAGTATCTCTGGTGAAAGTGATCTTGATCTATCATTCGATGTGATCTAAATCATAGACTAGTATCCGACTGAAAAATCGAGATCAGTTAAGCGCTAGTGATCATAGGAGGTCGTCTTTGAAACGAGCATTGAAAAAAAGAGAAAAGGCTGTGCTGAAAAATACCCCCAGCAGTGATGATGCCCCAGTGGAACACCTAGAACACCTAAAAATTGTAGTAAGTCCCAAGGTTAACCGCCGGGTGCGGACAAAAGCCGCCATGATTGGTTTGGCTATCTCAATGGGAGCAACCAGCCTTTTGGTGACTCGACAAAGCGATCAAGCCCAAGCAGCAGCTCCTGTTGGTAGCCAAAAGGCAGCCTCAACAATTCCTGCTGCTTCTGACACTACAGTGAAATTTGCTCCCACAAAGCTGGCGACTCAAGTAGTCTTACCAGCAAGCGTGCCAGAAAACCCTGTCATCGTGGAACCAACAGCAATTTCGCAGTTACCCGGGCTTGAAGCTAAACGCCAAGTTGCGGCGAGTGGAATGTCTGTACAAGTTCCTGTTCTGACATCAGAATCTCATACAACAGCAGCTAACAAAACTTCCTTAAATTTACAACCCTTAGTATCACAGGGATTGTCTACAGGAATCCAGCCCCATGAGACAGTACAAGAACTGTCCAATGCTGATAGTGTTACTGACAAACCAACTGCATACCAAACAAGCGAGCCACAAACACAGGCACTTAAAAACACAGATGCCAGTGATGAAATTAATGCTCAACTGAAAGCGCAGCAAGAATTTGCCATAAATCGCTTACAAGCAAAATCGAACCGTTTAAGAAACAGTCTGGCGGAGTTGCGGTCTGAGGAGACCCCAGTTTTATCAAAAAATGACATAGCTTTAACAGAGCCGAAAATCAGTAAAACGGCAATAGAAAAGCCATCAACTGTCAACAATGACAACGACAAAACAGAAACTTTAGTATCGAGGTTAAAAGAAACCAGACAAACCAGTGAATCAGATCCTCAAGCCGTAACAATACCCGTACCAGCGCAAGTTGTGGCATTTTCGGGGAACACAGGTTATGAAGTAAAACCTGGAGACACATTAGCAGCGATCGCTAGTAGATACAATATTTCAGTTTCTGAGCTAGTCAGAGCCAATAGTCTGAGCAATCCAGACCAACTCAAAATTAGCCAAAGACTGATTATTCCTGTTAATCAGGTGAACCGCTCTAGAACTATTCAGATCCCAGTTGTAGTTAACTCTAATAGCGCCTATTCCAGTAGTGCGCCTCAGCTAGCCAATTACACTGTAAACACTGCTAGTAATCGCCCCAATCTACCTGTTACTTCATCATCTGCAAATAACAACAGTGTGGCTATCCCCACACTAGCAAATGCAAATAACCAAATACAGGTAAATACTGTAATCGCCACAGACGCAGAATCTACTAGTCCTAATGCTCAAGGACTAGGTGGTGATACACCAGTACCAACAATTTTTGCCGAAATGCAGCAGGCTCGACAATCAGATCAGCCAGCGGCAAGCACAAAAGATAATCAAGGTTTGCGCGTCTTACGTGCGGACATTGAGAGATTACGGGACAGACACAGCAACCAACAGTCTGGGAATACAACCAGGCTATCCACTACTGAAAGTGAGAGAGCTGCCGTGCCGATTCCCGTTGCTCAAACCAGCAGCCTACAGACTGAAATCCAGAAATTGCAGGAGAAATACCGCAGCCAAGAGTCTGGAAATGCCACCAGTTCAGCCGCTACGGAACGTGAGCCAGCTGGCGTACCACCTCTTTTCGCCCAAACCAGCAGCCCAGAAGCGGAAATCCAGAGATTACGCGAGCAATACCGCAACCAACAGTCTGGGAATGCAATCAGGCCCGTCGTGATTGAACGTCAGCAAGCGACCGTGCCAACTCCCGTAGCTCAGACCAAAAGCCCAGAAGCAGAAATCCAGAAATTACGTGAGCAATATCGCCAGCAACAGTCCGGGAATGCAACCACGCCAACCGCAACTGAACGTGAGCAAGCTCCCATAGCGATTCCTGTTATTCCAGCGAATAATGCCGCGACGGCTCGACGAGCTGCTTCAGGACGAAATAATGCATCGATTCCCATTCATGTTCCCAGCCTGAATGTACCTGGTTATGGCAGTCAATCTGCTAACTCCCAAATCCGCAGTCGTCGTCCCAACGAAGCAATCAATCCAGAGTTCTCCTCTAGTCTGAATGCATCTAGTAGAAGAACAGTAACATCTCCTAGAGGTGCTGATATCTCAGATACCCTCGGAAACTTGCGCGGAAGCAGTGTAACTCCACAATTCCGGCCACAGTTACCACCTTTGGCAGCAGTGGAACAATACTTACCAAAACCAATTGACGCAACTACACCTCCCCCTTCAACCGCTTCAACAACCTATATGTGGCCGGCAAAAGGTGTACTTACCTCCGGCTATGGTAGACGCTGGGGAAGAATGCACAGGGGTATTGACATTGCTAACGCCACTGGCACGCCAATTTACGCAGCTGCTGACGGTGTGGTGGCAAAATCTGGCTGGAACAGAGGTGGTTTCGGCATCCTCGTGGAGATTCGCCACCCAGATGGCACTATGACTCGCTATGCTCACAATAGCCGAACTTTGGTGCGAGCAGGTCAACAGGTGACCCAAGGGCAACAAATTGCTAACATGGGCAGCACTGGTTTCAGTACTGGGCCACACACTCACTTTGAAATCCACCCCGCAGGTAAGGGAGCAATCGATCCTATTGCCTTCTTACCAAAGGAACGTCTGTAATTCCTGACCTACCTACGTTGAACTCAATTATTATCTTATTTGTTGAGGGAGCTAAACTCCCTCTTTTGCTTTCTATACTCAACACTCAGTAATTTTTGCTATCTGTTTCTGCCTTTTGCCAAAACTGGTTTAAAATTTCCCCTGGCTGACGATCCCAAGTATCGATATGCTCGTAGATTAAAGTGTCTTGGTTAAGTTTATATGTGGAATAGCCATTGAAAAATAGCTGGGCTTTCCAGGGAACACGCAAAACTCCGCGAACTGTCCATGTGGCTAAAATAGTATCCTTTGCTGGCTGTGATATTTCATGCAAGTCAAAGTAAATTTGCGTAAAAAATAGCCGGGCGTGAAATCGCAATGTCCAAAATATAA comes from the Nodularia sp. NIES-3585 genome and includes:
- a CDS encoding AAA domain-containing protein produces the protein MPTFSNNRNFQDWSYKCVGAVAKDEIINLLGDQVCLFYVRRQGAGKHQNEEIWQLTIATDRDDFPLPVTLEKQGKTLGLIAAVQEDGRGGLKVLSTRLLQLSRGQADGYSVAFRLRLLPHDKHRLGIPKAALARIEKMPVCGDHIPTEDQLQAWKAFLQIEENIAKARQFCVAFVGNDYGNNPRQITFEVDVNSATLDGSEQNYLNAPSFWERVKRSKNQEVKLSETVPTGKLTYKIPKFGSIEKVDPKNCLIKVKLERELAEYISTQRYQPPVKGFLFFDAAGDIQQVRRKKEALEQLKHGQTQNPYLGNFLFDASQARGIKKTVELQGDDLLLSSANAGQKAAVEKVLASEDLVLIQGPPGTGKTTVIAEICYQIALRGGRTLIASQANLAVDNALSRLVHNPVIRAVRKGRAERVGEEGQPFLEDKVIGTWLENTATDCENSLDKRLENVQIFKSLLVELPKFTDYLSLESDLNQQQNALNQEKETLAANFEIQEAIFQENSTQKNQLESIQLGLNYLLNNAQNINWEAPEVKNCLPHLQPYTEGNVLIQDFLTNVSQAINYTDELGLVRPAYGAFGLAVWLRESVADKIADFKVAFAYAQDAILEMSEVAEAVSLIPQNSSHLNLPEIDEPEFLAKRQILQQTIQGWQNRQREIDYVIAAIKEWKSTASLILYQTVKECQLSGQVLTEDLLQLPLGLLMFANQLKLTIVPKKYQIHLPDWKSLDKAVTYETQGGFVDRIGKQYNFSYFLEHNFSQIPIVLSASDRTQWRKIYEEFKNYQLLNPNQRKLLVENTQLFLIRMQKVYGKAWELNNLDSTVKYISEDLLANILTNARQCIARVKAETEQQLQSFQQQLLELEKYRTTQAQISATSSQIASANFKLEEVIKILQLLTQQQNVPDKLRALVTEYLTTQSKIWEHSSEFATQVNAGVSYLNNLETLISSIAPFQVLETIKKSLDEQTTIIEQENVLAQKQLKKISAQIKKLDKQPQIQPTEDLILSRNWWESFWHTIPDKFQPEASHRDLFNLEFLHTIKAQFDAWQNQLTEEENYLSRYQDFTKDWIAKVKNPSERDRNDLRRIYLDNANVVGITCVQAANYNFSQEFKAFDVVIIDEVSKCTPPELLIPALKGKKLVLVGDHRQLPPMLDTSTVEEVAQSLGSTKLELQFLEESLFKIQFEAADKSIKQMLNTQYRMHPFIMGAINQFYQGKLECGLLEPDTQRAHHLTGEIIQKNHHLVWVKMPREAKFQEERENTSYFNPREIDVIQSLCQQFENTWAAKVVNGEPKKEIAVITFYGAQLKKIDDRLQPELFPSLEIRTGTVDRFQGMERPVVIVSMVRNNHQGDVGFAKKPERVNVAFSRAQELLVIVGCHDLFTRQGGKVGSMYLEISHTVDSQGGFVDVSRCYG
- the gshA gene encoding glutamate--cysteine ligase, coding for MVLLKGFEIEMYTGTPQGEIVGLSDKIVESLDGFVREPDSRNVEYITQPLSSYENLLCALLRPRRQLRSYLQSLGNYTLIPGSTLSLGGSDRFFRSDPKNPYHDYIQNTYGTKVVTASVHINIGISDPEILMRACRLIRLEAPLFLALSASSPFLDGNATGNHSSRWAVFPQTPAHVPLFTSHAHHIQWVEAQIAAGTMQNVRHLWTSVRPNGDRRPHDLNRLELRICDLVTDPIALLSIAAFLEARLLQLIENPDLDPLTQSTFSHEELLSLTARNEAAAATASLDAQLQHWQDGRIILARDWIAELYEQVWAIAKQHGFSCFLSPVQKILREGNEAQQWLQLHSVGFDSQRVITQAIVATEDREVELENKLCSPLVA
- a CDS encoding DUF2358 domain-containing protein, which codes for MESQLQIEQVIKTLQKDLPTLFEKDISYDIYTQDIYFQDPVNKFKWKFNYRIIFWTLRFHARLFFTQIYFDLHEISQPAKDTILATWTVRGVLRVPWKAQLFFNGYSTYKLNQDTLIYEHIDTWDRQPGEILNQFWQKAETDSKNY
- a CDS encoding tRNA (cytidine(34)-2'-O)-methyltransferase, whose protein sequence is MPQVVLVYPQIPPNTGNIARTCAATATELHLVAPLGFEISDRYLKRAGLDYWPYVKLHYHESLEAFQATHQQRGGRCLGFTVRGNFNYANFQFQDDDWLLFGSETTGLPSTILSDCDATLYIPMAEPHVRSLNLSVSVSVSLFEARRQLGYLL
- a CDS encoding peptidoglycan DD-metalloendopeptidase family protein; this encodes MLKNTPSSDDAPVEHLEHLKIVVSPKVNRRVRTKAAMIGLAISMGATSLLVTRQSDQAQAAAPVGSQKAASTIPAASDTTVKFAPTKLATQVVLPASVPENPVIVEPTAISQLPGLEAKRQVAASGMSVQVPVLTSESHTTAANKTSLNLQPLVSQGLSTGIQPHETVQELSNADSVTDKPTAYQTSEPQTQALKNTDASDEINAQLKAQQEFAINRLQAKSNRLRNSLAELRSEETPVLSKNDIALTEPKISKTAIEKPSTVNNDNDKTETLVSRLKETRQTSESDPQAVTIPVPAQVVAFSGNTGYEVKPGDTLAAIASRYNISVSELVRANSLSNPDQLKISQRLIIPVNQVNRSRTIQIPVVVNSNSAYSSSAPQLANYTVNTASNRPNLPVTSSSANNNSVAIPTLANANNQIQVNTVIATDAESTSPNAQGLGGDTPVPTIFAEMQQARQSDQPAASTKDNQGLRVLRADIERLRDRHSNQQSGNTTRLSTTESERAAVPIPVAQTSSLQTEIQKLQEKYRSQESGNATSSAATEREPAGVPPLFAQTSSPEAEIQRLREQYRNQQSGNAIRPVVIERQQATVPTPVAQTKSPEAEIQKLREQYRQQQSGNATTPTATEREQAPIAIPVIPANNAATARRAASGRNNASIPIHVPSLNVPGYGSQSANSQIRSRRPNEAINPEFSSSLNASSRRTVTSPRGADISDTLGNLRGSSVTPQFRPQLPPLAAVEQYLPKPIDATTPPPSTASTTYMWPAKGVLTSGYGRRWGRMHRGIDIANATGTPIYAAADGVVAKSGWNRGGFGILVEIRHPDGTMTRYAHNSRTLVRAGQQVTQGQQIANMGSTGFSTGPHTHFEIHPAGKGAIDPIAFLPKERL